Part of the Mauremys mutica isolate MM-2020 ecotype Southern chromosome 1, ASM2049712v1, whole genome shotgun sequence genome is shown below.
CAGTACTGGTGCACAAGGTCCTTTATTCATCCATTGCCTTACTCAAAAaacattgaagtcactggaaagactccccttgacttcaacaggctttggatcaggtccacaaATATAGGTAGGGCAATGGAAGTGCAAACTTTCCACTATTAAGACTAAGAGGGTGGTCGGTGCTAATTTAGGGCCCTGATTATTGACCTCACTGATAAGAGTAGTGTAAATTGCAATACAGTTTCTTATGGTGTGGATCTGTCCATTTTCTGGACCAAGATCACCAAGCTTATTTTACATAGGTTACCAAATAAATAGTCATTTTGTATGGTCATCATAACGCTGGATAGAGAACAGGAGCTGAATATTTTGCACTGACATTACCAACTGCCTACGCATCCAGCCTGCATGCCGTAATTTATATCTTAAAAATTGCTTAAACTAGGCTAGTCTAATGCTATTTCAACACTGCTAAATGTAATCAAGTTGTTTCTAGTGATAAGATGAAAATTTCTTGTCTAGACAATAACATGCAGATTACATAAATTTTCCAACAATCActtgaaaaacaaaatgaaacttttttttgtagaaacatgaaataaaaaggtaaaaattacatttattttccCCCCATAAACATTGAACAATAGGAAAAGGCCAAAGGCTGCTTTGGTTTCTCTCTTTTAAGAAGAGGATGAATCTCTGAAAAGGCATCAAATGGCATAAATCCAGACAACAGCAGCACTaattcttgattttaaaaatatgccaGGATTTCTACTTAGGACCTCTGGCAATAAAAATGGTGCCTGTGGTCTCTATCCatgccaaaaacaaaacaaaaaaaattttttaaagcttttttcacCCCAGAGGGTGCTGCAATATTGCAGGAGCTTCCTTTGCCTAGAAGCGAAAATCCTGACCCAGGTTGCCTTGTAAAGACAGTACCCTGAAAAAGGTGAGAAAAGATCACAGTGAACTGTTGATCTCTACCTTCGATTATCAGTGCAAGTCCTGGCTACAGCTTAAAGAAAGTTCCCACCGGTTTCCATATCTCAGTGCAAGCTAAGTAACAGGAGCACCAGTTAAATTTTGACAGTCTTCAGGGAAAGACATAGATGCTTGCTTATCTGACTAACAAAAGGTCACAGTGGATCGCTTCCAGcttattttgaacttttttttaaaaccacaaccAAATTTTCCCTTTCCCTTCTCGATGATGGATTCTTCCACattgaactgcatttggctggtgcTTCAGACAACATTACAgcttattagagctggttgggagcCACAATTTTCATTCTGCAGGAGagtctgacaaaaaaaaattgctccAAACCAAAACGAAAAGCCAAAATTTTGTAGATTCCTGTGAACCAAAAatcaagaagggggaaaaaaaatcaacttggGACCATCTAAACATTTAATTTCAATAGCTTTGAAATGTTTCATCAAtgtaaaaacatttcattttaaaagtgtCATTTCAATTCATTTTGTTGTGACTTTTATACCATATTAAAATGTTAcatatatgtattttaatataataCCAAAagccaaaaacaacaacaaaaatcaaactTACTCTGAACACAAATTGTTTTGACTTTTACCCACTGCAAAATTTAATCAAAAATCTGTATGTTCctgcaaaaagttttgatttAGTCAAAACTGCATTATGACAGAAGAGTGTTctatccaatttttttttctaaaccagATCTATTTAACCCTTGAGGCGGGACAATAGGGGCAAATGGCTCCAATACAACCACTACTGGCTCAAGTCTGTTTCCTCATGCATGGATGAGAGAGGGATATTGTATTCATTTTCCTCAAAATGGAAAAGGAAACACCAGGCAAATGAAACATTTGAATTCCACTGGGCACCCCTTTTATCTGTATGATCAGTACCACTAAGGCAGCAGTCAGAATGGAGATATTCAAGGCACGTGATCCTTAATGTGCAAAGGACTTTATTATGCATTTCACTGCAGACTAGATTGGCCTCTTCCTTTAGCCTGATATTAAGCTGCCATGAATCAACAACGTTCCACTCAAATCCTAAATTTAGAATTTTCCTAACATACTGCAAGCTAATCTGCCAGGACACAACTGACGCAACTTCCCATGTTCTACTAGGACAGAGGGACTCCCTCCCAATTTAACAACTGACCTCTATTCTATTTACAGCAGTGGAGAGAACATGGGATTAGTGCAAAGCTCTTTATGCAGTTTGCAAGTTGCAGAGAAATAGGCCATTCTATGAAAAGGCACTTTTTCACATAAGCAGTGCTATATTTTACATGAAATTCAGAGGCAACGAGTGTGACCAAATAAAGTGCACACTTTGTGATGCAGCCTGACCAAAAGAAGTCTATGCCTTGACCATTAAGCTGTCCCTGGCTCAGCTAACATTTCATTGCTCAGCTGGACTGAGGCCAAGTAAAAGAGAAATACTAGGAATAGGATACCATACTACCCAGACCAGGGATCTGTTCCAACCTGGCAATTTCTTGCATTTCTATCCATTTATATGGACAGGAATAGCAGCTGCACTGACAAGCTGGAAAAAAAACACAAGGGCTATCACCGCTAATGTCTCAGATATAAAATGTTCATGAGGTAGGGCTCAGGAAGATCCCCAGCATATAGTGTTGCAAAGTTACAATGGGTACGcagtttgccttcctctgaaataGCCAACATTGGCTCCAGTGGCTGGGAGACAGGATACCGTCATACAGCAGCCCCATGGGCTGTGTAAGAACACAGTTCCTATGCTCTTAGACATTGTTGGGTTTTGGTAAGTACacacttttcaaaaataaaaaaaataaaaaaaatgtgtgtattCTGAAGTGCTCAGGGTTGAGGACTGAGGGGAAACCAACAAGATCAAAATGACTTTAAGACACAGGAAAAGGAGAGTAAAGCTAAGAACGTGACCTAAGgttgagagagaaaaataaaccaCACCTGATTATTCATAGCCTTGTGAAGTGAGGGGGATGAGTTCCATAGTAGGTTAGGGTCCTTTTGCTCTGCTGTTTGTGTCATTGGGGTGGTTGCAAGtaaacagagaaagaaaaagaaaaaggaagaaagaaagatttTGGCCTGCTATGCTTCAGGCTGTCTTTTGTTTTATACATATCTTTGGCTCAGCTGAGCAAATCTGTGCTTGCTTGTGGTTGAGCTGGGAAGCTGAAAAAGCCCCGAAGCAGCTGCACACTTGAAGGTCAGACAGAGCCAGAGCAGTCAGCAGTGTTGGTCGAATCACGACTTAGAGCAGTTTTCCAGAAGTGCCAGATGATACCATCCCATTAGGATTCAGCATTAGTCATGTTCATGAAATGGAGCTCTGGATCAGCCACTGTCCCTGAACATCAGAAAAGCTTATTTTTAGATCTGAAGTTAATAGCCCAAGCCCATCTTTATTCAAAAGAAAACCAACTGTTTAAGGCTCAGACAaggtgtttaaaatattttatagtaCTATGGTTTCCATTACAGAGTACAGGGTAGGAGACGGATGATGCTCCACTCGCCCATGACAACCCCATCTCAGCACGTCTGTGGCCCTGGGTGACCCCTCTTACTATAAATCTTGTTTTAGAGTGCATGTGCACTGAGACTGACATGTTAACTGGCAGCCTGCCTCCCTTATAGCTATTAATGCTTCTTTGTCAGTTCAGTTGTGCTCCAAATCATGCTATAGACTCCCAGCTGAATCAAAGAGCAGGAAGAAGTGGTGGTCAAGACAGAGAAAGGCAGCACATTTTTTCCCATTGTGGAGGCTACAGTTGAATCCAACTTAACCAGTAAAAGCCcattcctgcaaggtgctgagtgcctcctgtGAGATTCTAAGTTTTTTCAGCTCCCCTTCACTTCACAGGCGATGTTCAGTCTCTTGCAGTGTCAGGTCTCAAGATCAGAGACAGACAGGTGGGTGGGTGGTGAGTTAAAGGCAGGAGAGGTGCCCTGTGTTGGTAGCAGCAGAAACTTCAAATGAAGGCTCGAAAGCTGGGAGATGGAGCAGCAAAATTTCTCTCCCACCCAATGCTTCCCCCTCCTTTCCAAAATATATCACCACTTTATTCTACCTGACCCTTTCAGCAACAAGTCCCTTCAATGTTGCAAAAAAGCCATCCCCTTCATTGCCCTTCATCACTGCTACACTCCCCCTGACAGGTCTGTTGGCAGCTCATCTCTGCCTTCACACAGAGCAAGTACTGTAGTTCACTAATGTTGTGATGCTAACACGATCCCATTAGTAACAGCACACAGCTACAATCTGTTGTGTAAGAAAGGAAATATAGAATTCATCATTTATTTTACACTGAGTTTATGGAAACTGGAATTTCCTGTCAAAAGTCCCAAAGCTTTCATGGTCTCTCCTTGGGCTCATCCCAGTGCTGGGAGTCTGCAAAGACACAACTTTTTCCACAACATAAACTGTCTCCCCTCCACATCAGTTAGGAAGAGTCTGAGAGCCACTGATGCTTTCAGTAGCATTTATTCAGGGCTCAAAGAAGACCCCTGCACTTCCAGGCTACTTTCTGTGCCAGAAATAGCAGCAGAATGCCACAGAAGATTTGAAAGTGTAAGAAGCAGGATCTTTCCGTTCCGGTGCTAAAGTGAGGTTCAGAAAAAcctaggttcaactcccagtTCTGCCATGCATTtcctatgtgatcttgggcaaggagcttcggcccagatcctcagaggtatttaggcaactaactcccatccttaatctctctgtctctcggttctccatctgtaaaataggagaGTGGTACTTCCCTGCCTCTCCATGGTGTTGTAAGAATAAAATGATTAATAGTTGCTCAGATACTACTGTGATGGAGATGGGTGGGGAGAGTTGCAGTGGGTGTACGCACATAAATCCACAGATCATTCCAACAAAAGGAAGTGACATTTTACAGCTCTCCAATCAGAAGACAGACAAGACATAATTTGGACACACCCATCACTTGCATCTTCATAGCATATTAATTCTGAccctcatttaaaataaaaaaagtttgtcCAATGGCTGCTTagaagttttaattaaaaaaaaacaatacacCTTTGGACAAACCCTGAATTCCTTACACAGTCAAACCTCACGCTGGAGACAATGGGAATTTGCCCCATTAAGAACTGAGCAAGGACTATATAGCACATGGCTCCTTGTTCACACAGCAGTGTCCCATTAAAGCTTTGTAAAATAAAAGCTGGAACATGTGGAAGTTCCATTCAGCCACTGGTTTCtgcagtaagaaaaaaaaaagtttaaaaataaaatctgacctttctttcttctctcatCTTCCTTATTCCCTTCCCTGGCTGCATTTTCTGATCCTCCTTTTAACGTCTTCCTCAATTCATCTTCCCTCTACTTCCCacactttatttcttagaaaatATTTGGGAGTTCACAAGAATCAACCAATGACCTGGGTCCAGCTTTTCATTTATACCAAGGCCTCTTTATGCCCTGTTGGCAGAATAAAAACTGTTTACTCTCACTTTAAAACCTCTTTATGCTGTCAGAGTGTTGTAACATTTACTTCCATcttaagcaggggcagctctagatattttgctgccccaagcacggcaggccggctgccttcggcggcttgcctgcgggaggtccccagtcctgcggatttggcggcacgcctgcaggaggtccgccaaagctgcgggaccagcggaccctctgcaggcatgccgccaaaggcaacctgcctgccgccctcacggcgaccagcagagcgccccccgcggcttgccgccccaggcacgtgcttggcatgctggtgcctggagctgcccctgatcttAAGGTCCCTTTACACAGCCAGAGTagtaaggaaaggaaggaaagcGAGATAAGCACTGCTCAGTCTTTAGTTAACTCCTGTGTTCAACCTACATTCAGCCTGCTCTACATTTATCTTTGAATTTCACTACATCACACCGCCTGGTGATTGATGATTCACAGAGATATAAGCGCTTTCAAATGTACATTTTTGCTTGGAAGGCTGAACAGTTTTGGCTACTTCCTTTGTTCAGTTAGGTGACAGGTGGGTCAATCAATTCCTTTCAAAAATACTTCTTCATTATCCCATATGTTGAAGGACAGTAATGAGAATGCAGCTGAGCCAGCAAAGCTTTTGAGGTGATCTCAAATCTTGTCCCTTGACTCTTTTTATTCCAAATATGCACCGCGTAGGTGTTCTTGAAGAGTCTGTGAAGCTCTGAAGAGCTGACCACTTCAAAGTACTTCTTCCAGTCCTGCCAGCGGATGGGATAAAAGGCTTCTCTGGGAAGAGTACTGACTCCTTTACAGCTTTTACTGCTCCGGAGACTCCTGATAGAGCACCATTTTTTGAAAACACGGGTTAAAAGCTGTGGGCCCTGGTGCCCCCAGATCCAGCCATTGTAATTATCCACATAGTCCTGCATGCAAAGCTCTATGAACTTGTGTTTGGCTTCAAAAGAGAGAAAAGCCCCATTCAATACATATTTGGACTGGGTTCCAAGAGCATTGGTGAGGTTCTTTAAGTTCTTAAGGACTATGAAGTCTGTGTCTAAGTAGATACCCCCAAATTTCCACATGATAGCAATTCTACAGGCATCAGAAAGTATGGGTAAGAAATAAGGCTCCCATCTGTGCTGGGCCACCAAATACCAGTCAGCTAGAGGGGTACCAGAGAAAAGGTCATTCAAGTCCAGTGGCCGGATTTCCACATTAGGGAAGCAGCTCAGCAGGGAGAAGCCCCAGTGTTTTGGAAGAGTGAA
Proteins encoded:
- the A4GALT gene encoding lactosylceramide 4-alpha-galactosyltransferase; the protein is MYKTPICVLQLSRVVMNHKLWAVFIITFKFMSFVSIMFYWKITEDAKGKRLLYGLPLEVKCPRSVPSPPPAVSGRPPPPPGDIFFVETSEKTNPSFLFMCSVESAARAHPETKVVILMKGLANRNFTLPKHWGFSLLSCFPNVEIRPLDLNDLFSGTPLADWYLVAQHRWEPYFLPILSDACRIAIMWKFGGIYLDTDFIVLKNLKNLTNALGTQSKYVLNGAFLSFEAKHKFIELCMQDYVDNYNGWIWGHQGPQLLTRVFKKWCSIRSLRSSKSCKGVSTLPREAFYPIRWQDWKKYFEVVSSSELHRLFKNTYAVHIWNKKSQGTRFEITSKALLAQLHSHYCPSTYGIMKKYF